The proteins below come from a single Pleuronectes platessa chromosome 1, fPlePla1.1, whole genome shotgun sequence genomic window:
- the LOC128448957 gene encoding uncharacterized protein LOC128448957 — MTTQTTTQTTSQTASQPAPELSSWCSEAGIDPNRAFVLHDVPADTDHTAIEETAETVKAFGRVKVRETVLDIKTGNSLVLCECRQDVHPDRIPSQLQTLDGGPAWKISLFVESESPADDFLAKLNKLMKEEGKSVDDVHAMLSTDVPQGNSPESIIRAVGDLLVKTMRPTSENNAFRRLRTFSGHLPTPAGEESVEHWLEQARLMMEECDCSAREKRKRIAESLKGPALEIIQAVRLNNPDASPECYVEAIESAFGTPESGEDLYFAFRSLHQQRGEKLSDFLKRLERSLTKVVQRGGLPSHRADRARIDQLIRGAPESDIMLLQLRLRERKEKPPTFLRLLNEIREEEEYETARRKLNTTVRQVKVGEETKTKSAEVQELKTEIKDLRSQLNELTNKRQDSQAELAQKPPKKSTDTATASEVQQLTQQVQQLRHQLTVMSVSHGATSADTKRINGGARYGKASKPYTVKDPESFFCYRCGENGHIATHCIAPENTAKVIQRLLGALRKSKEEKGASKGSAESKGVGSVRKSSVHTPSLSGLPEGLVGPSMMANVTIEGQPCRALLDSGSRVTIIFESWYSRHLPDVPILPLTDLAIWGLSESTYPYKGYVVVELGFPPNTEGPEEAVSILALVCPDPKSPDPVPAIIGTNSKKLHSLLTHCGEFKGNGEVHSLRIDTLTPEHLSSPSVLPLGVVGQVKWQGPGSLTIPPGGERYAVCKVEQQQPLGKSILMVEVDETANLPAGVLVPPVVLPASAMDTNGFKLLLRNESQKETAVPTGTVLAQVYLVDTVTELKKTSVQERSIDPELFDFGDSPIPEAWKARLATKLAERANVFSLEEWDVGLAKGVTHHIRLRDARPFRERSRRIAPADIEDVRRHLQELLAAGIIKESRSPYASPIVIVRKKSGKVRMCIDYRLLNSRTVPDQYTMPRIDDVLDCLTGSKWFSVLDLRSGYYQVEMSEADKEKTAFICPLGFFQFERMPQGITGAPATFQRLMEKAVGDMNLLQVLVYLDDLIVFGRTLEEHEERLLKVLDRLEECGLKLSIDKCQFCQPQVKFLGHIVSASGVATDPEKVRAVTHWKKPNDLKSLRSFLGFCGYYRRFIESYSSIVRPLTELTKGYPPAQRSRKDVIKGKKETYFQVSEPFGSRWTPACDEAFQNIVYKLTHAPVLAFADPAKHYILHVDASLNGLGAVLNQEYPEGIRPVAFASRKLSQAERNYPVHQLEFLALKWAVVDKFHDYLYGAKFTVRTDNNPLTYVLTTARLNATGHRWLAALSTYDFSIRYKPGRENIDADLLSRSLQETGDGWVDIPPSGIKALCRRITTDGSHQHTTRFVDQLGVSPDAIPAVYAGLTQIEMSPLEQLSLKELSEAQDSDLVIGVVKLQVERGQGAPAPKHPNPDVTLLQRENSKLKIKRGLLFRVTKRPSGREVSQLVLPDKYRQMVLKSVHDDAGHLGTDRTIELIKDRFYWPKMASEIATYIQNCGRCVARKTIPQKAAPLQQITSSGPLDLVCIDFLSIEPDSKGIANVLVVTDHYTRYAQAFPTKDQKALTVAKVLFEKFFVHYGLPARIHSDQGRDFESKLIKELLTLLGVRKSRTSPYHPQGDPQPERFNRTLLAMLGTLDPAQKPKWSQHISQLVHAYNSTRNDATGYSPYFLMFGREARLPVDLCFGIGSEEEDDLKHHQYVANMRKELRNAYQLAVDAASKNHERNKKRYDTRVRNQTLEEGDRVLVRNLGITGKHKLQDRWNSLPYVVVAKLTNLPVYPVKPERGTGVVKTLHRDHLLPIGYLVRMSAPSDRTVQPKRPVTRAQQTRCENEDQTQNTRHVSRDEYTSESDEEQVYFLPPLTLRARVDSQSNEAEKRDAPDLHDRPVRDHLVVNDLPEAEEPANELPAAEEQMEESPQTRRDSVVDTELDEGDVLIPSTSVVDADSRREPTAKRKVKPVLRLSYDEPGQPTDRPVNGLLPDNSLIALSRGSAPSGVDESCRTESYEWTVSFVCACRRAAIPCFPTDCRERRDCCREP, encoded by the exons ATGACTACTCAGACGACTACTCAGACAACTAGTCAGACAGCTTCTCAGCCAGCACCTGAGCTTAGTAGCTGGTGCAGTGAGGCAGGCATAGACCCAAACCGGGCCTTTGTACTGCATGACGTTCCTGCTGACACTGACCATACAGCCATTGAAGAGACTGCTGAGACAGTGAAAGCTTTTGGAAGAGTGAAAGTAAGAGAGACAGTACTTGACATTAAGACCGGCAATAGTCTAGTACTTTGTGAATGTCGTCAAGATGTTCACCCAGACCGCATACCATCTCAACTTCAGACATTGGATGGAGGTCCTGCCTGGAAAATATCCCTCTTTGTTGAATCTGAGAGTCCGGCTGATGACTTCTTAGCCAAGCTTAACAAGCTAATGAAAGAGGAGGGAAAATCAGTTGATGATGTTCATGCCATGCTGTCTACAGATGTTCCACAGGGTAACTCACCTGAATCGATCATACGTGCAGTTGGAGATCTGTTAGTAAAAACAATGCGACCTACCAGTGAGAACAATGCATTTAGACGTCTTCGGACATTCTCTGGTCATCTCCCCACCCCAGCAGGTGAGGAGAGTGTTGAACACTGGCTCGAGCAGGCTCGCCTGATGATGGAAGAGTGTGACTGTTCCGCCCGAGAAAAACGAAAGAGAATAGCAGAGAGTTTAAAGGGGCCTGCTCTGGAAATTATCCAAGCTGTGCGGCTAAATAATCCTGATGCTAGCCCTGAGTGTTATGTAGAAGCTATAGAAAGTGCATTCGGAACTCCTGAGTCTGGTGAAGATTTGTATTTTGCTTTCAGGAGTCTCCACCAACAGCGAGGAGAAAAGCTGTCAGACTTCCTGAAAAGGTTGGAACGCTCACTGACCAAAGTGGTGCAAAGAGGAGGTCTTCCGAGTCACAGAGCTGATCGTGCACGCATCGACCAACTCATAAGGGGCGCTCCTGAGTCTGACATCATGCTTTTACAGCTGAGACTAAGAGAAAGGAAGGAGAAACCCCCTACCTTTCTGAGGCTCCTGAATGAGATCcgggaggaggaagaatatGAGACTGCACGACGTAAgttaaacacaacagtgagaCAAGTTAAAGTTGGTGAGGAGACAAAAACCAAATCAGCAGAAGTTCAAGAGTTAAAAACAGAGATTAAAGATCTACGCTCTCAGCTTAATGAGCTAACAAACAAGCGACAAGACTCACAAGCTGAGTTAGCACAAAAACCACCCAAGAAAAGTACAGATACTGCAACAGCAAGTGAAGTCCAGCAGTTAACGCAGCAAGTGCAACAGTTACGACACCAGTTAACTGTCATGTCTGTTTCACATGGTGCAAcctcagcagacacaaaaaggaTAAATGGGGGAGCTAGATACGGCAAAGCTTCGAAACCATACACTGTAAAAGATCCTGAAAGTTTTTTCTGTTACCGGTGTGGCGAGAACGGCCATATCGCCACTCACTGCATAGCCCCAGAGAACACAGCTAAAGTAATCCAAAGACTGCTCGGAGCGCTGCGCAAGAgtaaggaggagaagggggctTCAAAAGGCTCTGCTGAGTCTAAAGGGGTTGGTTCAGTCAGGAAAAGCTCAGTGCACACACCTTCACTTAGTGGTTTGCCAGAAGGGCTGGTTGGTCCATCCATGATGGCCAATGTGACCATCGAAGGGCAGCCATGTAGAGCTCTTTTAGACAGTGGTTCTCGAGTCACCATCATTTTTGAGAGCTGGTACTCCCGTCACCTCCCCGATGTGCCCATCCTTCCACTCACAGACCTTGCCATATGGGGCCTGAGTGAATCTACTTACCCATACAAGGGGTATGTGGTCGTTGAGTTGGGGTTTCCCCCTAACACAGAGGGACCTGAAGAGGCAGTCTCCATCTTGGCTCTAGTATGCCCCGACCCAAAGAGTCCAGACCCAGTTCCCGCCATTATTGGCACCAACTCAAAGAAACTGCATTCTTTGCTCACCCATTGTGGAGAGTTTAAAGGTAACGGTGAGGTTCATTCACTGAGGATAGATACTCTCACACCAGAACACCTCTCATCACCTAGCGTCTTACCACTGGGCGTGGTTGGTCAGGTGAAGTGGCAAGGCCCCGGGTCTCTCACCATTCCCCCAGGGGGAGAGCGTTATGCTGTCTGtaaagtggagcagcagcagcccttgGGTAAAAGTATCCTGATGGTCGAGGTAGATGAAACAGCAAACCTCCCAGCTGGTGTACTGGTTCCACCTGTTGTACTGCCAGCGTCTGCGATGGATACCAATGGTTTCAAACTTCTGCTAAGAAATGAGTCCCAAAAGGAGACCGCTGTCCCTACTGGCACAGTGCTGGCCCAAGTGTACCTGGTAGACACGGTCACTGAGTTAAAGAAGACCTCAGTCCAAGAGAGGTCTATTGACCCTGAGCTGTTTGACTTTGGGGATTCCCCCATACCTGAGGCGTGGAAAGCCAGGTTAGCCACAAAGCTAGCAGAGAGAGCCAATGTCTTCTCATTGGAGGAGTGGGACGTCGGTCTAGCAAAAGGTGTGACTCACCACATAAGGCTGCGAGACGCTAGGCCGTTCAGGGAGAGATCTCGCAGGATCGCCCCAGCTGACATTGAAGATGTTCGCCGCCATCTTCAGGAACTTTTGGCAGCGGGAATAATCAAAGAGTCGCGGAGTCCGTATGCATCTCCGATTGTCATAGTAAGAAAAAAGAGTGGCAAAGTGCGGATGTGCATTGATTATCGGCTGCTGAACTCCAGAACTGTTCCCGATCAGTATACTATGCCGCGCATAGATGATGTACTGGATTGTTTGACAGGGAGCAAATGGTTCTCTGTATTGGATTTGAGAAGTGGATATTACCAAGTGGAGATGTCAGAGgcagataaagaaaaaacagcttTTATCTGTCCTCTTGgcttctttcagtttgagagaatGCCTCAAGGTATCACTGGCGCTCCTGCAACCTTCCAAAGGTTAATGGAGAAAGCCGTCGGAGACATGAACCTGTTACAAGTTCTCGTGTACCTTGATGATCTCATTGTTTTTGGTAGGACCCTAGAGGAGCACGAGGAGCGACTATTAAAGGTTCTGGATAGGCTAGAGGAATGTGGCCTCAAACTTTCCATTGACAAGTGTCAATTTTGCCAGCCCCAGGTGAAGTTTCTAGGGCACATTGTTTCGGCCTCTGGAGTCGCCACTGACCCCGAGAAAGTGAGGGCTGTGACCCACTGGAAGAAACCCAACGACTTGAAGTCCCTGAGATCCTTTCTAGGGTTTTGTGGGTACTATCGGCGGTTCATTGAGAGCTATTCCTCCATCGTCCGCCCACTCACCGAACTGACCAAAGGTTATCCTcctgcacagaggagcaggaaggatGTCatcaaaggaaagaaagagacttACTTCCAAGTCTCTGAGCCTTTTGGTAGTCGTTGGACTCCAGCTTGCGATGAAGCCTTTCAGAACATTGTCTacaaactcacacatgcacCGGTCTTGGCCTTTGCTGACCCAGCTAAACATTACATCCTGCATGTGGACGCAAGTCTAAACGGGCTGGGAGCTGTGCTTAATCAAGAGTATCCCGAGGGGATCCGCCCAGTCGCTTTTGCCAGTCGCAAGTTGAGTCAAGCCGAACGGAACTATCCAGTCCATCAGCTAGAATTTCTAGCTCTAAAATGGGCAGTCGTTGATAAGTTCCATGACTATTTGTATGGTGCGAAGTTTACGGTAAGAACAGACAATAATCCCCTTACCTACGTCTTGACGACAGCCAGGTTGAATGCGACAGGCCACCGGTGGTTAGCGGCGCTCTCTACCTACGACTTCAGCATCCGCTACAAGCCCGGCCGGGAAAATATTGATGCTGACTTATTGTCCAGGAgtctgcaggagacaggagatggGTGGGTGGATATACCTCCCTCTGGCATCAAAGCTCTATGTCGTAGGATCACTACAGATGGTTCCCACCAACACACCACCAGATTCGTTGACCAGCTAGGTGTTTCGCCTGACGCCATTCCTGCTGTGTATGCTGGTCTTACTCAGATTGAAATGAGCCCACTGGAGCAGTTGAGCTTAAAGGAGCTCTCAGAAGCTCAAGACTCTGATCTGGTCATAGGTGTAGTGAAGCTTCAAGTTGAGCGGGGACAAGGTGCTCCAGCTCCTAAGCATCCTAACCCAGACGTGACcttgctgcagagagaaaattCCAAACTTAAGATAAAGCGTGGCCTTCTGTTCAGAGTCACCAAACGACCCTCTGGGAGAGAAGTGAGTCAGCTTGTCTTACCTGACAAATATCGACAGATGGTGTTGAAATCAGTGCACGATGATGCTGGTCATCTCGGTACAGACCGAACCATAGAGCTCATTAAGGACCGGTTTTACTGGCCCAAAATGGCCTCTGAAATCGCGACATACATCCAGAACTGTGGAAGGTGCGTAGCTAGGAAAACTATCCCACAGAAAGCTGCCCCTTTACAGCAGATCACAAGTAGTGGCCCTCTAGATCTGGTCTGCATAGATTTTCTTTCCATTGAGCCAGACTCAAAAGGCATAGCTAACGTGCTAGTTGTCACTGATCATTACACCAGATATGCTCAAGCATTTCCCACAAAAGATCAGAAAGCACTTACTGTAGCCAAAGTCCTCTTTGAAAAGTTCTTTGTGCATTATGGGTTGCCTGCCCGCATCCACAGTGACCAGGGCCGAGATTTTGAGAGCAAACTAATAAAAGAACTCTTGACCCTACTCGGTGTCCGCAAGTCCAGAACATCACCTTACCATCCTCAGGGTGATCCTCAGCCTGAGCGGTTTAACCGCACTCTTCTGGCAATGCTTGGCACGCTTGATCCAGCTCAGAAGCCAAAATGGAGCCAGCATATAAGTCAGCTAGTGCATGCTTACAACAGCACAAGAAATGATGCCACTGGGTACTCGCCCTACTTCCTTATGTTTGGAAGAGAGGCACGTCTACCAGTTGATTTGTGTTTTGGCATTGGATCCGAGGAAGAGGATGATTTGAAACACCACCAGTATGTGGCCAACATGAGAAAGGAGCTACGGAATGCTTACCAGTTAGCCGTTGATGCAGCTTCCAAGAACCATGAACGGAACAAAAAACGGTATGATACAAGAGTTCGGAATCAGACCTTGGAGGAAGGAGACCGGGTACTGGTTCGCAATCTTGGcatcacaggaaaacacaaactacagGATCGTTGGAACTCCCTACCCTATGTAGTGGTCGCCAAGTTAACCAATCTCCCTGTGTATCCTGTAAAACCGGAGAGGGGAACTGGTGTAGTGAAAACATTACACAGAGACCACCTGCTACCCATTGGTTACCTGGTGAGAATGTCTGCTCCATCAGATCGGACAGTACAGCCCAAGAGACCGGTGACCAGGGCACAGCAAACTAGGTGTGAAAACGAAGatcagacacaaaacacaagacATGTAAGCCGAGATGAGTACACCTCAGAGTCTGATGAGGAACAGGTCTACTTTTTACCTCCACTGACACTTCGTGCCCGTGTAGATTCTCAGAGCAATGAGGCTGAAAAAAGGGATGCTCCGGACCTGCACGACAGACCCGTGAGAGATCATCTTGTTGTCAATGACTTACCTGAAGCGGAGGAACCAGCGAATGAActtccagcagcagaggagcaaatGGAAGAAAGTCCACAGACACGCCGAGACTCTGTGGTGGACACAGAGCTAGACGAGGGAGACGTCCTTATTCCTAGCACCTCGGTTGTGGATGCTGACTCTCGCCGTGAACCTACTGCAAAAAGGAAAGTGAAACCTGTTCTACGCCTCAGTTATGATGAACCTGGACAACCGACTGACAGACCT GTCAACGGACTGTTACCTGATAACAGTCTGATAGCCCTGTCAAGAGGATCTGCGCCCTCTGGTGTGGACGAGAGCTGTCGGACGGAATCGTACGAGTGGACTGTGAGTTTCGTCTGCGCCTGCCGGCGAGCCGCCATCCCCTGTTTCCCCACGGACTGTCGGGAGCGCAGGGACTGTTGTCGGGAGCCGTGA